Proteins from a single region of Prosthecodimorpha staleyi:
- a CDS encoding sarcosine oxidase subunit gamma family protein yields MPDPCRITRQPPAPLVEVIGSDRAWAGPLSAVVGALAGGTTVLTLSPERRVVRVADRASWSEAGAGAAIAEAGGRSVAVGHAWQPFTIEGTSARALLERGIELDLDPRHFAVGDAAATLCARVPVLLFADGAEAYTLFVATSYADWLAGWLEIAAAAVRSPAASKSTDCLEHRS; encoded by the coding sequence GTGCCTGATCCCTGCCGCATCACACGCCAGCCGCCGGCCCCGCTCGTCGAGGTGATCGGCAGCGATCGCGCTTGGGCCGGTCCCCTGTCGGCTGTCGTCGGCGCCCTGGCGGGCGGCACGACGGTGCTGACGCTGTCGCCGGAGCGGCGCGTTGTCCGGGTCGCCGACCGGGCATCCTGGTCCGAGGCCGGTGCCGGCGCCGCCATCGCCGAGGCCGGCGGTCGGTCGGTCGCGGTCGGTCACGCCTGGCAGCCCTTTACGATCGAAGGCACGAGCGCGCGCGCGCTCCTGGAGCGGGGCATCGAGCTCGATCTCGATCCGCGCCATTTCGCGGTCGGCGATGCCGCGGCGACGCTGTGCGCGCGCGTCCCGGTTCTGCTGTTCGCCGACGGCGCCGAGGCCTACACGCTGTTCGTCGCGACCAGCTATGCCGACTGGCTGGCCGGCTGGCTGGAGATCGCGGCGGCCGCCGTCCGGTCGCCCGCTGCTTCAAAATCGACCGACTGTCTGGAACACCGCTCATAA